From the genome of Nicotiana sylvestris chromosome 1, ASM39365v2, whole genome shotgun sequence:
TGTAAAGATTTCTATAGTGTCTAACATAGAGCATCATTTGCCCTACTCCATTTTacaccaaaaggaaaacaaaaaaaaaaaggacagttgatttttatctttcagactgGATTAGAGTGACCCTCAAAGCCCCGTTGGTTCCTTTCGTTCCTTAAGGTCCACCAAATGCAGGCTAGGATTTTGATCCACTTCTTCATAGTTTCTTTGTCTTTGCCTTCCCTGTATAAGCATTTTAGCAGGTCAAATATAGTCTTAGACATCGCCAGTTGTAGCCCATCATACACAACATTACAAAAAACAATGGCTCTTTTGAGGAAAGGGGAAAGAGAAGATTTGGAAATTTCCTTTCTGTGCTTTTAGAAGTGAATTTTTGAGAGTACAGATTTGTGTTTGAAGTTAAATGGAAGTGGTTAACAAGAgttaatttggaagattttgataCATATGATGAGGCTTAAAGGGAGAAGCTTTGATTCTTTTTATAATTTGGTAACTAATGGTGTCTTGGTAAGGTATGAGTTTTTTTTTTCTGTAAGCTGGTGGAAAAAGCTTCTTGGGGGATAGACTTGGATTATGATTGATGGAGATGAGTGAGGTTTCAGGATGATTTGTTTTTCAAAGTCGGCTCCCATCCCACAAACATCGGGAAAGGAGGAGAAAGTTTTTGCAGGGATAGAAATTGTACAAGAAATATGGTTTATTACGGTTTCTGACATATATATATTCCAAAGGAAAATGAAGACATGCTATTTCAAATGATTCAAGGAAAATAAAGATTTTTATTGTAAAAGATGGGAAATTGCATTATGCTGCTTCTAGGATCCTCTTCCTCCTCCTCGTTATTGCATTTCCTTGAAAACTTCTTGCATCTTTATGAGCTTCCTTCTTTAATCCCTCTATTAAGGTTGTTCATAAAAGTGTAACGAAAATTTATATCCAAGTGAGTGGGTGCTTACTTTTGAATACAAGTTTGAACAGATACCTTGAAGGATGTGTAAGAATATAGTTCTGTTAATCCGAATATTTTGGGACATGAAAGCATAAAAACTAGCTTGAAAATTTGGTCATATTAGAGAAGGAACAATTAAgttttttgttcttcttttaaatttataaaacaaaaaaagagagtaTCATTATGTTAAGTAGTTATAATGTGATAAATGGACAAAGTTTAAACGTAAATTTTGTTCTGCAGCCGGTAAGGAATTCATTTTTATTAACTTTGAAACAAGAAAAAGATTGTGTAATTTTTAGTATTCTTGTCATGATATTCCTTTATCCACAATTTTTCTGTGTGATTATTAACAAAATTAGTTAATTAACCTCAAAAAAGTGCACCATGTAAATTAGGTCAGGTTTTTGGTTTATAATATAGGGAATATCACCGGAAAAAAATATAGATATGCCAATGCCTGatatattttcatattttagaaTTTGGCTAATGTGAAGTTGCAGAAAGAATCATTTATTCTCTATATCAAAAGTTAAATTTTATAGTATAAGATCATTCTATTGCCTTTTGATAAAGAGCAGTCTTGGTGCATAATCTCCAGCTATGCGCAGGGTTCGCTGACCATTGTGTTTTATGAATGCAAAGTTActttgcatttctgcaagaggatGTTTCCTCTACATACActtatttaaaccttttaaaactaAAGAGTTGACAGACTTTTCTATTCTACTCTCTCTGGGAATATGGCTTGAATCCGTGATTTCCGGTCATATGGCAATAATTTTTACCATTGCACCAAAGTTCCCTTCTCTATCATCCATTCAATGCAACTAAAAAATTGTAAATGTCATACTGCATTAGATCTAGTAGGACACATGTGGGTATATGCTCTATATAGGTGATTCTAAGACAAATCATTGAGTATTGCAATAAAACGGGTCCAATGGAGCAGAATGGATGTTAGGGATTTATATATCAGACCCTTGTTTGGGATGAAGACATAGTTGTTAATGTATACTACCTTAGGTCTATTGTGGATGGGTGCTTTTGACTTTAAAGCAATTTTGACCTTGTCTTTCGACCCACTTATCTTTGTAAATTCTTAATTCTTCTTGCCAAATCATATTGCCGGGTCAAATTACCCAAGGAAGCCTTGGCACAGGGAGGAAGTGAGGAACCAATATGCTTATAATTGttcgtgttttttttttttttttttgcatttttttatcAGGTGTTTTTTTCCTTGCAATTAAATGTATTAAGCAAGAGTATTTGGCTGTTACAGGGTACCAAATGCCAAAGCCAGCAGAGAGTCAACAGATATTGAAGTATATGGAATGCAAGGAATCCCACCTGATGTCTTAGCAGCTCACTATGGAGAGGAGGTATGAGCATTATAGTGATGTGCTTGAATTTGCCATTTGAGTGACATGGAGGAGTCCTATGGTTTGCTCAATTGTGACAAGTAGAGAAGTTACTTTTGCGGTCTTGTCTTGCTTGCTATACCATTGTATTGTTACTATTGAATAGCAACTAATGTGGCAAGAATGTTCCCTTAACTTGGTTTTAGGAACTTAAATTCTGGGTGTTGAAAACTTGAAATAGTGCTACTGaagttgtgacgacccggccagtcgtctcatgagtcaccgctccgttttccccatttctgcttctttatgcttcgttatccgtgttttatggtatcgggttggtcagatcgagtccggaatgatttTAGTAAGGTTTAAGACACGTAGTCTCTTGTAAGGGagttggagttggaaaagtcaaccggatgttgacttatgtgttagagggttcggatgcgagttctgatggttcggttagtttcgggaggtgatttatggcttaggagcgtgatcagaatgggttttggagggttggagtaactttaggcttgaattggcgaagttgatattttggcgattttcggttggtaggcgagattttgatataggggtctgaatggaattccgagagttgcagtagctccgtcgtgtcatttgggatgtgtgtgtaaaatttcaggtcattcggacgtggtttggttgggtttttgatcaaaagcgtatttccgaagattttagaaacttaggcttgaatccggtgtgatttggtagatttgatgttgtttgaggcgttttgatgattggaacaagtttgaataaggtattgggttatgtttgtgcttttggttgaggtcccgggggcctcggggtgaattcagatggttaacgggaagatttgaGACTTGAGAAAATTTGTTgtcaggtgcggcgccgcatatgCGAGGgagaagccgcagaagcggttatggAGGGGATTGTCAGGAAACCGCAAATGCGGTTGTgggggccgcatctgcggaaccgcaaatgcggaagaAGGATCGCAGGTGCGGCAGTGGCCGGCTTGAGTGATTTTCGCAAAAGCGGTGTGTTAAacgcaaaagcggtaccgcagaagcgggttttgGACCGCAAATGCAgagaggcctgggcagaatgtatatatttcttccttcgcgatttttgaagggagatttcaagggaacctcgttaaggtaagtattttggacctaaaacacatttctatggtagtatttcatggatttaagactgaaattaaaggaattaaaaggctaaaaatagaggattaaggcttgagtttaagaggcattaaattgaggatttgaggggttatttgaactccgattttggtattcttgaaatgcatagactcgtggggagatgaggaatctattgatgtaaaaatttctgattttcgagaagcaggcctggggctcgggtttttggtaatttcgggatttgtgccctttgttgattgttttcgcttgagctttgttcccttagtatatgttgacgtcctcgttctgattttgaatagattcgacccgcgtggaggccgattcgaggggcaaaggcgtcgcgagctagagatttaaccggttcgaggtgagtaatgatcgtaaatgatgttctgagggtttgaaaccccggattgcacatcgtagtgctatattgaggtgagacacacgctggatgacgggcatgaggtcgtgcactattggggatttgtgacttggtccatcccgattgatgattttaccgcgtatttgactgaaacttatttgctatcatcatgatttgggctgattgccatatttgggcttcgtgccaactatttgaacccttcggggatttttattgatatttcctcactgttttgactttacacttgaactcagtcctattatttttcactgttttcatactcagccatgtttactcagttttaagacttaaatgatattttaaatgatgtttgggccgagaaacactgttttactattgcccgaggggcttgtgagtatttttgactgagtaaggccgagggcctagttgtgaggaaacactggtactgatatgaggccgagggcctgagatatgtacgccacgaggtggcttgattgatataaggccgagggcctagttgatgccatgagatggcttgttattgcgtttgggccgtaaggggaccctccaggagtctgcacacccccagtgagcgcgggtatccattgtgatgtgagattgagcccgaggggctgttattgttctgagatgttgcccgaggggcggatgtggtgatactgtgtccgaggggcgaacttctatttgtttactctaccttaattacctgtcaattacttgtttatttgtgaaagaggattttacttgactttccactgttgtactgcttttaaatggttttactgcttcattatagaatgccttgtgccttaggtgttttcttactttcagtcgttatttacatttgttactcactgagttggagtactcactttactccctgcacccctgtgtgcagattcaggcgttgctgatcctgccagtgcgagttgagagctcccggcggacattcggggttcacgaggtagctgcttgacgtccgcagactcgtgtttctccctctttatcatttctatctcatatcaggcttttgtactagttgtagacctttcagacttgtattgggttttatagatgctcatgactagtgacaccccggttaaggctgtgttgggttgtacttccccactttattgacattatccgctacttagtattgctatatcatgttttagactgcttttatgctatttaactgtttaaaagtgaattgggtttaattggctagccttttcttcacgagagacgccatcacgatcgggttcgggtttagggtcgtgacagaagttcAGGGCATTAGTTTGAATATAGTTAAAGAAGTAGCTATCTGGAGCTTGTATCATATTAATATCTTACTTCTATTGGGTGTTAAGTCTGTGTTTCAGTATGGGCTCCTGACTAGTTCTACTTCTGTATAAGCCTGCAACTTGCAGAAATCAGAAGCTTGTTTTTAAGTTTTCAACCTTGCATCTGCTAAACTAAAAGCAATTGATGTTCCGATTTCTCTACTTGCTGTCCCCTGGTGTTTATGTGTTTAAGCTTTTAGTACCTTTGTGTTTGAGCTTTTAGTGACTTCCTTTATCTCATCTTTGAGTTAATATGAGTGTATTACCTTTTCAGTTTTCTGCAGATCTTTCCCATAGATGCTGCTAGAGTTGTCTGTTCTAGCTTCTCTGCTTTCATGACTACATAAACCTAAGTTTGTTCTCTCTATGGCTTTTATTTTCCTGTAGATGATGAGGCCCCAGCAAAAACTGCCAAAGTGGACATTCCGTCATCCCAGTATGTTGGTGGTGCAATTCCAGGATACCCTCCCCGGGCATTTTTTGGTGCAATGCCACCACTGTATGTTAGTCGTGGAAATGCTTTTTTATGCGTTCAGATTTCCTTGTGTTTGAATAAATTAGGATACTTTCCTTTTCATATGCTGTTGCATGAGTTTTATCACAAAGAAAAAACTTTCGATATTTGGGATTTGTGAGAAAATATACCCCCATAAGTTGCGAGTCATGATCTCTTCATTTTGTTCTTGAAGCCTGGAGTCAATTCATTTTTATCTCTTCTATCAAAGCATATGTTCTCCTTGAATAAGTTTTGTTTAAGATGGAATCTGTCATTCGTGTCGGTTTATCAGTATCAAGGAGTATATTCCTTGAATAAGTTTGTTTGTAAGACAGAATAAATGCAAAGAAAAATTCGTACTtcttgaaaaagaaaaacttttacaATTTTGACTAGTAACACAGCTATCAATACAAAATAAGAGAACCAACTATTTCTTTTTAAGAAGATAGACTTACAAATATTCCAATTTGGAGCCCATCCGGGACAGTGATTTAGCAGAAGTCTCTTGTACTAAAGTTTAGTTCTTTTACAGTTGATTCTGGTCTTTTTGAGGACATGCTTTTACATATGACGAGAAGGATCCGGAGGGAGGACTACTGCTTGCTTTGTATCTCTATTCTAGGATTACCTAATGTTTCTGGATTTCTTCTGAAAGATTCCTATGTTAGGATCAGTATTACTTGGTCAAACGAGCAGAATAATGAATATATGAGATTAGGAATCTAGCTCTTTAATATAGCATATCCCAGCTCTGACTTTGTTATAGTTATGACTGATGGTGTGGCATACCTAAATTTTGTCAAGAATTGGTCTGTAAAGAATTCTAGCGCTAGTTTTTCAGGTGTTCAGCAGCTTAGATTTCAGTATTGAAGTTGACACATTTCTTCCTTGTTATCCTTGTGGCCTATAGATAAAACAGAATTATGTCTCCAAGGGATGGCTGAGTAGTTGAGGGATAGCAGTAACAATCTTGAAATTCCATGTTTGAATTCCAACAACAACACTGATATGAACTGGCACGGCAGCACTTATGCTTGTGGGCTCTAACTGGCTACTCGATGGACTAGTCGAGGAGACCATTGTcacaaaataaaaaagataatAGGGGTAATTTTAGCCTTGGCATTTTTATCTTTTTGTTAACCTTTTCTTCTACATTTTGTTGTTTATTGGCATGCTTTGAATTTATTAACTTTTAATGAGCACCTCCAATAGGTATATAAATTCTTACATGGATCAGATTTTCAAAAAAAAGTCTTACATGGATCTGGCCTGTTTGTGCAGCTATAATCCTGCTGTGCCGATGCCTCCCGCTGGTTGGCCAGTCCCCCCTCGGCCCCAACCTTGGTATCCACAATATCCTGCTGTCTCGGTTCCACCTCCTGCACCAATGGGTCTGCCGCAACAACCATTATTTCCTGTGCAAAATGTGAGGCCTCCAATGCCAGCTATTGCACCACCAACGCTTGTTAGTCCTCCAGGCCTCCCGGCATCTAATCCACCTGTTCCCGTGTCTCAGCCCTTGTTTCCTGTTGTTCCGAATAACAACCACCTTTCCCAAAGTTCGCCATTTTTACCGCCAATGCTGTCAACAAGTGTGCCATTGAGCTCTGCAGCTGACACAAATAGCTTAATTGACCCAAACATGGACAACAACACTCCTGCCACCATTGGTTATCAGATTTCAGGTATTCAAGGTCTTCTGTTGTAATATCTTATCCATTCTGTTA
Proteins encoded in this window:
- the LOC104249796 gene encoding protein SUPPRESSOR OF FRI 4-like isoform X4, giving the protein MQGIPPDVLAAHYGEEMMRPQQKLPKWTFRHPSMLVVQFQDTLPGHFLVQCHHCIYNPAVPMPPAGWPVPPRPQPWYPQYPAVSVPPPAPMGLPQQPLFPVQNVRPPMPAIAPPTLVSPPGLPASNPPVPVSQPLFPVVPNNNHLSQSSPFLPPMLSTSVPLSSAADTNSLIDPNMDNNTPATIGYQISAPAPVNSHSYASGPNTGGPSYGPPPVIANKVPANQPATNEVYLVWDDEAMSMEERRMSLPKYQVMTRLAR
- the LOC104249796 gene encoding protein SUPPRESSOR OF FRI 4-like isoform X2, with amino-acid sequence MMRLKGRSFDSFYNLVTNGVLVRVPNAKASRESTDIEVYGMQGIPPDVLAAHYGEEMMRPQQKLPKWTFRHPSMLVVQFQDTLPGHFLVQCHHCIYNPAVPMPPAGWPVPPRPQPWYPQYPAVSVPPPAPMGLPQQPLFPVQNVRPPMPAIAPPTLVSPPGLPASNPPVPVSQPLFPVVPNNNHLSQSSPFLPPMLSTSVPLSSAADTNSLIDPNMDNNTPATIGYQISAPAPVNSHSYASGPNTGGPSYGPPPVIANKVPANQPATNEVYLVWDDEAMSMEERRMSLPKYQVMTRLAR
- the LOC104249796 gene encoding protein SUPPRESSOR OF FRI 4-like isoform X3, which produces MQGIPPDVLAAHYGEEIQALLILPVRVESSRRTFGVHEMMRPQQKLPKWTFRHPSMLVVQFQDTLPGHFLVQCHHCIYNPAVPMPPAGWPVPPRPQPWYPQYPAVSVPPPAPMGLPQQPLFPVQNVRPPMPAIAPPTLVSPPGLPASNPPVPVSQPLFPVVPNNNHLSQSSPFLPPMLSTSVPLSSAADTNSLIDPNMDNNTPATIGYQISAPAPVNSHSYASGPNTGGPSYGPPPVIANKVPANQPATNEVYLVWDDEAMSMEERRMSLPKYQVMTRLAR
- the LOC104249796 gene encoding protein SUPPRESSOR OF FRI 4-like isoform X1, giving the protein MMRLKGRSFDSFYNLVTNGVLVRVPNAKASRESTDIEVYGMQGIPPDVLAAHYGEEIQALLILPVRVESSRRTFGVHEMMRPQQKLPKWTFRHPSMLVVQFQDTLPGHFLVQCHHCIYNPAVPMPPAGWPVPPRPQPWYPQYPAVSVPPPAPMGLPQQPLFPVQNVRPPMPAIAPPTLVSPPGLPASNPPVPVSQPLFPVVPNNNHLSQSSPFLPPMLSTSVPLSSAADTNSLIDPNMDNNTPATIGYQISAPAPVNSHSYASGPNTGGPSYGPPPVIANKVPANQPATNEVYLVWDDEAMSMEERRMSLPKYQVMTRLAR